One Legionella lansingensis genomic region harbors:
- the miaB gene encoding tRNA (N6-isopentenyl adenosine(37)-C2)-methylthiotransferase MiaB — protein sequence MAKKLYIKTNGCQMNEYDSSKMAEVLLQSHGLEKTDNVEEADVILLNTCSIREKAQEKVFSQLGQWREYKQKNPHVVIGVGGCVASQEGADIIKRAPFVDLVFGPQTLHRLPALLNERLYTKKPVVDISFPEIEKFDHLPAPRAEGPVAFVSIMEGCSKYCSYCVVPYTRGEEISRPFDDVLAECYQLAKQGVREINLLGQNVNDYRGAMDNGDIADLALLIHYLAAIDGIGRIRFTTSHPLAFSDNLINAYAEVPQLANHLHLPVQSGSDKILTMMKRGYTAMEFKSKIRKLRKVRPDIRLSTDIIVGFPGETDEDFQATMNLVHEIGFDTSFSFIYSPRPGTPAANLADETPMEVKKQRLQILQNRLLLQASHYSQAMVGSHQRILVTGASKKNPQQLAGRTECNRVVNFDGPATLVGQFVNVLISEALPNSLRGRSIDEHITA from the coding sequence ATGGCAAAAAAACTTTATATTAAAACAAATGGCTGCCAGATGAATGAATACGATTCATCCAAAATGGCAGAAGTACTGCTACAGTCCCATGGACTGGAAAAAACGGACAATGTTGAGGAGGCAGATGTCATTCTTTTAAACACTTGCTCCATTCGCGAAAAAGCCCAAGAGAAGGTCTTTTCTCAACTCGGGCAATGGCGAGAATACAAACAGAAAAATCCTCACGTTGTTATTGGAGTTGGTGGTTGTGTTGCTAGCCAAGAAGGTGCCGACATTATAAAGAGAGCTCCTTTTGTGGATCTCGTTTTCGGTCCGCAAACCCTTCATCGTCTACCTGCTTTGCTTAACGAACGTTTGTACACAAAAAAGCCCGTTGTTGACATCAGTTTTCCTGAAATTGAAAAATTTGATCATCTGCCTGCGCCACGAGCTGAGGGACCTGTTGCCTTTGTCTCTATCATGGAAGGTTGCAGCAAATATTGCAGTTACTGTGTTGTTCCCTACACCCGGGGTGAAGAGATTAGCCGCCCTTTTGATGATGTTTTAGCCGAGTGTTACCAACTCGCGAAGCAAGGGGTAAGGGAAATTAATCTCCTTGGACAAAACGTAAACGATTATCGCGGTGCTATGGACAATGGTGATATTGCTGATCTGGCACTACTCATTCATTATCTGGCAGCGATTGATGGCATCGGTCGTATTCGCTTTACAACATCTCATCCTCTGGCCTTCTCTGATAATTTGATCAATGCCTATGCTGAAGTTCCACAACTCGCCAATCATCTACATCTACCAGTACAAAGTGGTTCAGATAAAATCCTTACAATGATGAAGCGCGGCTATACCGCAATGGAATTTAAATCGAAAATCCGCAAATTACGCAAAGTACGCCCCGATATTCGTCTATCAACAGATATTATCGTTGGCTTTCCTGGCGAGACAGACGAAGATTTTCAAGCAACCATGAATCTTGTCCATGAAATTGGCTTTGATACCTCTTTTAGTTTTATATACAGTCCTCGTCCAGGAACACCAGCGGCTAATTTAGCCGATGAAACCCCCATGGAAGTAAAGAAGCAAAGACTACAGATTCTACAGAATCGGCTACTGTTGCAGGCCTCTCACTATAGTCAAGCGATGGTTGGAAGTCACCAACGCATTCTTGTTACTGGCGCATCCAAAAAAAATCCGCAACAGTTGGCAGGACGAACGGAGTGCAATCGCGTTGTTAATTTTGACGGTCCTGCAACGTTAGTAGGTCAATTCGTTAATGTTCTCATTAGTGAAGCTCTGCCCAATTCCTTGCGCGGACGATCAATTGACGAGCATATTACGGCATGA
- the rluD gene encoding 23S rRNA pseudouridine(1911/1915/1917) synthase RluD has product MTDSIKQCVTIPREYHGQRIDVVLAQLFPDYSRSQLSHWLKQGLITLNQQSCKPKDKVLGGDEIQIDVEFPENGTETSLPEAIPLDSIFEDDEILVINKPAGFVVHPGAGNREHTLVNALLHHAPQLGHLPRAGIVHRLDKDTTGLLVIAKTLPAHTNLIRQMQAHEIHRCYITLVNGHLISGGEIDTFFGRHPRNRLKMAVCEQGRQAITHYSIRKHYHYFTLLDVQLLTGRTHQIRVHMAYINHPVVGDPLYGGRMRFPPQANEELREVLQRFKRQALHAATLSFSHPKSKEELTFAAPLPDDFRFLLETLDKYLD; this is encoded by the coding sequence ATGACCGATTCCATTAAGCAATGCGTTACCATACCCCGCGAATATCACGGACAACGAATTGACGTGGTACTCGCACAATTATTCCCAGATTACTCGCGTTCGCAATTAAGCCATTGGCTAAAGCAGGGACTTATCACATTAAATCAACAGTCATGTAAACCTAAAGATAAAGTCTTGGGTGGTGATGAAATCCAAATAGATGTGGAATTCCCCGAAAATGGCACTGAGACTTCCCTCCCAGAAGCCATCCCACTAGATAGTATTTTTGAAGATGACGAAATCCTAGTGATTAATAAACCAGCAGGTTTTGTCGTTCATCCTGGTGCTGGTAATCGTGAACATACCCTTGTGAATGCTCTATTACATCACGCTCCGCAACTTGGCCATTTGCCACGAGCAGGTATTGTTCATCGGCTAGATAAAGATACCACTGGTCTGCTCGTGATTGCCAAAACGCTACCGGCACATACGAATTTGATTAGGCAAATGCAGGCACATGAGATACATCGCTGTTATATCACATTAGTCAATGGACACCTCATCTCAGGGGGAGAAATTGACACTTTTTTTGGTCGCCATCCTCGCAATCGCCTCAAAATGGCTGTTTGCGAACAAGGGCGGCAAGCTATAACCCATTATTCCATCCGCAAACATTACCACTATTTTACTTTGCTTGATGTTCAGCTATTAACCGGTCGAACGCATCAGATCCGGGTACATATGGCTTATATTAATCACCCTGTTGTTGGCGACCCATTATACGGTGGACGGATGCGTTTTCCTCCACAAGCGAATGAGGAACTAAGAGAAGTCCTTCAGCGATTTAAACGTCAGGCATTGCATGCAGCTACCTTGTCATTTTCTCACCCTAAATCCAAAGAAGAATTGACATTTGCAGCACCTTTACCGGATGATTTTCGCTTTCTTCTTGAAACCCTGGATAAATATCTTGACTAA
- a CDS encoding Do family serine endopeptidase codes for MPAIVNIAVQGYIPSYVPSAEDDDEANDNDRPSHPQPQLPEKPKKFQSIGSGVIVDPQNGIIITNDHVLRNASLITVTLNDGRRLKAKLIGGDSDTDIAVLKIDAKNLKSLPIGNSDNAEVGDFVVAIGNPFGLNSFGNSQTATFGIISATKRSDLNIEGVENFIQTDAAINPGNSGGALVNTKGELIGINTAIISPYGGNVGIGFAIPINMAKDVAQQLIKYGTIHRGLMGIFVQHLTPELAQAMGYPEDFQGAIIAQVNQDSPAEKAGLKPGDIITKINDTKITQATQVKSTIGLLRVGSEAKLTIQRDGKEMTLSAVVTDVKKHEQKLQAGNPFLYGLALKNFEQDSPLHGHVVGVQVTGAAETSAGWRAGLRPGDIIISANKQPTPSVRALQTVAHQQSKQLLLQVLRGPGALYLLVV; via the coding sequence ATGCCGGCCATCGTAAATATTGCTGTTCAAGGCTACATTCCTAGCTATGTACCTAGCGCAGAGGATGACGATGAGGCCAATGATAATGATAGACCTTCCCACCCACAACCACAATTGCCTGAAAAACCAAAAAAATTTCAAAGCATTGGTTCAGGAGTTATCGTCGATCCACAAAATGGGATAATTATCACCAATGATCATGTCCTGCGTAATGCTTCCTTGATCACTGTTACCTTAAATGATGGTCGTCGTTTAAAAGCGAAACTCATCGGTGGTGATAGCGATACAGACATTGCTGTATTAAAAATTGACGCAAAAAACTTAAAAAGCCTCCCTATTGGTAACTCCGACAACGCCGAGGTAGGTGATTTTGTGGTTGCCATTGGTAATCCCTTTGGATTAAATAGCTTTGGTAATAGCCAAACCGCTACGTTTGGAATTATCAGCGCAACCAAACGCAGTGATTTAAACATTGAAGGTGTTGAGAATTTTATTCAAACCGATGCTGCAATTAATCCAGGAAATTCAGGCGGTGCTTTAGTTAATACGAAAGGAGAATTAATAGGAATTAACACCGCGATTATTTCACCTTACGGTGGTAACGTAGGCATTGGCTTTGCCATTCCAATTAACATGGCAAAAGATGTTGCTCAACAATTAATTAAATATGGTACTATCCATCGCGGTTTAATGGGTATTTTTGTACAACACCTCACCCCTGAATTAGCTCAAGCCATGGGCTATCCAGAAGATTTTCAAGGAGCAATTATTGCGCAAGTGAATCAGGATTCACCAGCAGAAAAAGCGGGTTTGAAACCTGGGGATATCATTACCAAAATTAATGACACGAAAATCACCCAAGCGACTCAGGTCAAATCCACTATAGGACTGTTGCGTGTTGGTAGCGAAGCAAAATTGACTATCCAACGCGATGGAAAAGAGATGACATTAAGCGCAGTAGTGACTGATGTCAAAAAACATGAGCAAAAACTGCAAGCTGGTAATCCCTTCCTCTATGGACTTGCACTCAAAAACTTTGAGCAAGACTCTCCTCTGCATGGTCATGTGGTGGGAGTTCAAGTTACTGGGGCTGCAGAGACTAGTGCTGGTTGGCGAGCTGGCTTAAGGCCTGGTGATATTATCATTAGTGCTAATAAGCAACCTACTCCCAGCGTTAGAGCTTTACAAACAGTCGCTCATCAGCAAAGCAAGCAATTATTGCTGCAGGTTTTACGCGGCCCTGGCGCACTGTACTTGTTGGTTGTATAG
- the pgeF gene encoding peptidoglycan editing factor PgeF has protein sequence MTKLHANWPSPSNVKAFTTLRHSGFSKIPFDSNNLAAHVGDNPDAVSLNRQQLRKELGTTQEPAWLEQIHSNVCVVTEEDNNRVADAAITRTARQPLAILTADCLPILLCNQEGNEIAAIHAGWRGLVNGIVENTLARIKSAPDKLMAWIGPAICQSCYETGPEVLESYQKRYPFATQEFRPIGEKWHANLAKLAERILNYSGVTAVYQSNSCTFEQKNDFYSYRRESQTGRMATLIWFTETFGNKQYDYD, from the coding sequence TTGACTAAACTCCATGCAAACTGGCCTTCTCCTTCTAATGTCAAGGCCTTTACAACTCTACGACATTCAGGCTTTAGTAAAATACCTTTTGACAGCAACAATCTAGCTGCTCATGTTGGTGATAACCCAGATGCTGTTTCCTTGAATCGGCAGCAGTTAAGAAAAGAGTTAGGGACGACACAAGAGCCCGCTTGGCTTGAGCAAATCCACAGTAATGTTTGTGTTGTGACGGAAGAAGACAATAATCGTGTTGCAGATGCAGCTATTACCAGAACTGCACGTCAACCTCTGGCCATATTGACTGCGGACTGTCTACCCATTTTACTCTGTAATCAGGAGGGTAATGAGATTGCAGCGATTCATGCTGGCTGGCGTGGGCTGGTTAACGGGATCGTTGAAAATACGCTAGCTCGCATTAAAAGCGCTCCTGATAAACTGATGGCATGGATTGGCCCAGCAATCTGCCAATCGTGTTATGAAACCGGTCCTGAGGTATTGGAAAGTTATCAAAAACGCTATCCTTTTGCGACGCAAGAGTTCCGTCCCATCGGTGAGAAATGGCATGCTAATCTAGCAAAACTCGCGGAACGAATTCTTAATTACTCTGGCGTTACAGCTGTTTATCAATCAAATTCCTGCACATTTGAGCAAAAAAATGACTTCTATTCCTATCGCAGAGAGTCACAAACAGGTAGAATGGCAACACTTATTTGGTTTACTGAAACATTTGGAAACAAACAATATGACTATGACTAA